The following are encoded in a window of Manihot esculenta cultivar AM560-2 chromosome 8, M.esculenta_v8, whole genome shotgun sequence genomic DNA:
- the LOC110621439 gene encoding probable N-acetylglucosaminyl-phosphatidylinositol de-N-acetylase isoform X3 — translation MDWLLVILSLIVLWIASLCKIIHTSSSPSRTFFLSNGGAFCKKNVLLVVAHPDDESMFFSPTISYLISRGHNLHILCLSIGNADGMGNARKHELYKACAVLKDGFGQIWDHNLLARIIKEEVSRHEIDVIITFDGYGVSGHCNHCDVHYGVRRLLQENPQSLQAWELVSTNIFRKYSGPIDIWLSMLLAIKDTDRMHCLLNEQPKKSFHAMSEHSSQWVWFRKLFVSFSSYTYVNTLRKINV, via the exons ATGGACTGGCTACTGGTTATCCTGTCATTAATTGTACTCTGGATTGCATCTTTGTGCAAAATTATCCATACATCAAGCTCTCCTTCAAGGACCTTTTTTTTGAGCAATG GTGGAGCTTTTTGCAAGAAAAATGTCCTGCTGGTTGTTGCTCACCCTGATGATGAATCCAT GTTCTTTTCTCCAACAATAAGCTATCTGATTTCGAGAGGGCATAACCTTCACATTCTATGCTTGTCAATCG GTAATGCAGATGGTATGGGAAATGCTAGGAAACATGAACTCTATAAAGCTTGTGCTGTTCTCAAG GATGGTTTTGGCCAAATTTGGGACCACAACTTATTGGCACGGATCATTAAAGAAGAGGTCTCGAGACATGAAATTGATGTG ATTATTACTTTCGATGGGTATGGTGTTTCAGGTCATTGTAATCATTGTGATGTGCATTATGGTGTACG CAGGCTTTTACAAGAAAATCCACAAAGTCTTCAAGCTTGGGAACTT GTCAGCACCAACATATTTCGCAAGTATAGCGGACCAATTGATATTTGGCTGTCTATGCTATTAGCTATCAAAGACACTGATAGAATGCATTGCTTGCTAAATGAGCAGCCTAAGAAAAGCTTCCATGCAATGTCAGAACACTCAAGTCAATGGGTTTG GTTTCGGAAGCTTTTTGTTTCATTTTCCAGTTATACGTATGTGAACACTCTGAGGAAGATCAATGTATAG
- the LOC110621439 gene encoding N-acetylglucosaminyl-phosphatidylinositol de-N-acetylase isoform X2, producing MDWLLVILSLIVLWIASLCKIIHTSSSPSRTFFLSNGGAFCKKNVLLVVAHPDDESMFFSPTISYLISRGHNLHILCLSIGNADGMGNARKHELYKACAVLKVPLQKVNVLDRPELQDGFGQIWDHNLLARIIKEEVSRHEIDVIITFDGYGVSGHCNHCDVHYGVRLLQENPQSLQAWELVSTNIFRKYSGPIDIWLSMLLAIKDTDRMHCLLNEQPKKSFHAMSEHSSQWVWFRKLFVSFSSYTYVNTLRKINV from the exons ATGGACTGGCTACTGGTTATCCTGTCATTAATTGTACTCTGGATTGCATCTTTGTGCAAAATTATCCATACATCAAGCTCTCCTTCAAGGACCTTTTTTTTGAGCAATG GTGGAGCTTTTTGCAAGAAAAATGTCCTGCTGGTTGTTGCTCACCCTGATGATGAATCCAT GTTCTTTTCTCCAACAATAAGCTATCTGATTTCGAGAGGGCATAACCTTCACATTCTATGCTTGTCAATCG GTAATGCAGATGGTATGGGAAATGCTAGGAAACATGAACTCTATAAAGCTTGTGCTGTTCTCAAG GTTCCACTTCAAAAAGTGAATGTGTTGGACCGCCCGGAGTTACAG GATGGTTTTGGCCAAATTTGGGACCACAACTTATTGGCACGGATCATTAAAGAAGAGGTCTCGAGACATGAAATTGATGTG ATTATTACTTTCGATGGGTATGGTGTTTCAGGTCATTGTAATCATTGTGATGTGCATTATGGTGTACG GCTTTTACAAGAAAATCCACAAAGTCTTCAAGCTTGGGAACTT GTCAGCACCAACATATTTCGCAAGTATAGCGGACCAATTGATATTTGGCTGTCTATGCTATTAGCTATCAAAGACACTGATAGAATGCATTGCTTGCTAAATGAGCAGCCTAAGAAAAGCTTCCATGCAATGTCAGAACACTCAAGTCAATGGGTTTG GTTTCGGAAGCTTTTTGTTTCATTTTCCAGTTATACGTATGTGAACACTCTGAGGAAGATCAATGTATAG
- the LOC110621439 gene encoding N-acetylglucosaminyl-phosphatidylinositol de-N-acetylase isoform X1, giving the protein MDWLLVILSLIVLWIASLCKIIHTSSSPSRTFFLSNGGAFCKKNVLLVVAHPDDESMFFSPTISYLISRGHNLHILCLSIGNADGMGNARKHELYKACAVLKVPLQKVNVLDRPELQDGFGQIWDHNLLARIIKEEVSRHEIDVIITFDGYGVSGHCNHCDVHYGVRRLLQENPQSLQAWELVSTNIFRKYSGPIDIWLSMLLAIKDTDRMHCLLNEQPKKSFHAMSEHSSQWVWFRKLFVSFSSYTYVNTLRKINV; this is encoded by the exons ATGGACTGGCTACTGGTTATCCTGTCATTAATTGTACTCTGGATTGCATCTTTGTGCAAAATTATCCATACATCAAGCTCTCCTTCAAGGACCTTTTTTTTGAGCAATG GTGGAGCTTTTTGCAAGAAAAATGTCCTGCTGGTTGTTGCTCACCCTGATGATGAATCCAT GTTCTTTTCTCCAACAATAAGCTATCTGATTTCGAGAGGGCATAACCTTCACATTCTATGCTTGTCAATCG GTAATGCAGATGGTATGGGAAATGCTAGGAAACATGAACTCTATAAAGCTTGTGCTGTTCTCAAG GTTCCACTTCAAAAAGTGAATGTGTTGGACCGCCCGGAGTTACAG GATGGTTTTGGCCAAATTTGGGACCACAACTTATTGGCACGGATCATTAAAGAAGAGGTCTCGAGACATGAAATTGATGTG ATTATTACTTTCGATGGGTATGGTGTTTCAGGTCATTGTAATCATTGTGATGTGCATTATGGTGTACG CAGGCTTTTACAAGAAAATCCACAAAGTCTTCAAGCTTGGGAACTT GTCAGCACCAACATATTTCGCAAGTATAGCGGACCAATTGATATTTGGCTGTCTATGCTATTAGCTATCAAAGACACTGATAGAATGCATTGCTTGCTAAATGAGCAGCCTAAGAAAAGCTTCCATGCAATGTCAGAACACTCAAGTCAATGGGTTTG GTTTCGGAAGCTTTTTGTTTCATTTTCCAGTTATACGTATGTGAACACTCTGAGGAAGATCAATGTATAG
- the LOC110621439 gene encoding N-acetylglucosaminyl-phosphatidylinositol de-N-acetylase isoform X4, with protein sequence MFFSPTISYLISRGHNLHILCLSIGNADGMGNARKHELYKACAVLKVPLQKVNVLDRPELQDGFGQIWDHNLLARIIKEEVSRHEIDVIITFDGYGVSGHCNHCDVHYGVRRLLQENPQSLQAWELVSTNIFRKYSGPIDIWLSMLLAIKDTDRMHCLLNEQPKKSFHAMSEHSSQWVWFRKLFVSFSSYTYVNTLRKINV encoded by the exons AT GTTCTTTTCTCCAACAATAAGCTATCTGATTTCGAGAGGGCATAACCTTCACATTCTATGCTTGTCAATCG GTAATGCAGATGGTATGGGAAATGCTAGGAAACATGAACTCTATAAAGCTTGTGCTGTTCTCAAG GTTCCACTTCAAAAAGTGAATGTGTTGGACCGCCCGGAGTTACAG GATGGTTTTGGCCAAATTTGGGACCACAACTTATTGGCACGGATCATTAAAGAAGAGGTCTCGAGACATGAAATTGATGTG ATTATTACTTTCGATGGGTATGGTGTTTCAGGTCATTGTAATCATTGTGATGTGCATTATGGTGTACG CAGGCTTTTACAAGAAAATCCACAAAGTCTTCAAGCTTGGGAACTT GTCAGCACCAACATATTTCGCAAGTATAGCGGACCAATTGATATTTGGCTGTCTATGCTATTAGCTATCAAAGACACTGATAGAATGCATTGCTTGCTAAATGAGCAGCCTAAGAAAAGCTTCCATGCAATGTCAGAACACTCAAGTCAATGGGTTTG GTTTCGGAAGCTTTTTGTTTCATTTTCCAGTTATACGTATGTGAACACTCTGAGGAAGATCAATGTATAG